The stretch of DNA GGAGATTATTATCATCGGAGGTATGGGAGTTCGATTGGGCGATTTGCTTTTAGAACCGGCCAGAAGTGTGATCAGTAAGGAAGCCCTACCCGCTGCGGCCACCGTCTGCCGGGTGGTACCAGCCGCCTTGGGCGAACGAATCGGTGACTATGCGGCGCTTTGTGTCGCCCTCGGCGGTCAATCCGGTTAATTACCTTTAAAGGGAATATCCATCACATAGGGCAGCACTGAAAGAGGCAGACAAATTCTCGGTTCATTCTAGGAACACAAAATGGCGCAATTTGCACTGTTAGATTGGATTTGGATCATCCTTTTTCTTCTCCTTATGATCAGCTGCGGGGTCCTTTTCTACCAGCTTGGTAGGCGCTCCGAGTCGGACTTCTTTCTGGCAGGCCGGGGCCTGCCTTGGTGGCTGCCGGCATCTTCGGTCTATGCCACCCATACCGCCGTCGATACCCCCATGTGGGTGACAGGTGTGATCTATAAACATGGCCTGACGGGTATCTGGTACGCCTTTTTCTCGGCCTGGTGCGCGATCAGTGCCTTTGTCTCCACCAGAATATTCCGCAGATCCCTGGCCTATACGCAGGCGGAGTGGCAGAGCCTGCGCTTTAGCGGTCTGGGCAGCGAGCTGCTGCGGGGGTGGATGACCGGCTGGCAGGTCTTCATGACCATGTTCAATATGGGCTGGGTGGGCATCGCCATGGGAATGATTTGCGGTTACCTGTTCGGCTGGCCAGCCTGGATGGGGCTGGTGATTTTCTCGTCGATCTGTGCCATCTATGTCCTGACGGCCGGCTACTGGGGGGTGGTCATGGCGGATTTCCAGCAGGGCATTGTCGCCTTTTCCGCCATCCTGATCGTGTCGATCTGGGGAGTCGTCGCGGCCGGGGGCCCCCAACAGATTGTCTCACAGCTGGCAGACATGGGCCAGTCCTGGCGGCTGAATCCATTTGCCTTCACGGGCTGGTTCTCGGGTGACTTCCCCATCGCCTGGTTCGCCACCATGATGATCATCGCCCTCATCGGCGGATTCGGCATGGGCACTTCCATCGACTGGTACCTTGAGGCCCAGCGTATCCAGTCCGCCCGGTCGGTTCGGGATGCCTCCTACTCCATCTGGTGGGGGACGGCTCTGGTTGTGATGCGCAACTCAATTTGGGCCGCCGCTATCCTGGGCTTTTTCGTTATGTTCCCCAACATTAAAGAAGTAAGCGATTACGAACTGGGTTGGTTCCGCTTAGGATTTGAATATCTGCCCGTCGGTATGGTCGGC from Candidatus Neomarinimicrobiota bacterium encodes:
- a CDS encoding sodium:solute symporter family protein; its protein translation is MAQFALLDWIWIILFLLLMISCGVLFYQLGRRSESDFFLAGRGLPWWLPASSVYATHTAVDTPMWVTGVIYKHGLTGIWYAFFSAWCAISAFVSTRIFRRSLAYTQAEWQSLRFSGLGSELLRGWMTGWQVFMTMFNMGWVGIAMGMICGYLFGWPAWMGLVIFSSICAIYVLTAGYWGVVMADFQQGIVAFSAILIVSIWGVVAAGGPQQIVSQLADMGQSWRLNPFAFTGWFSGDFPIAWFATMMIIALIGGFGMGTSIDWYLEAQRIQSARSVRDASYSIWWGTALVVMRNSIWAAAILGFFVMFPNIKEVSDYELGWFRLGFEYLPVGMVGFFFAAILAIHLSTVSSVLNLGAMYATRDLYHHYINPQASQERLVWIGRFSTLMILLGSFLLGLMMTEITKWLIFALWIMAAGVWLPNILQVIWWRFNAWGYLSAWMANLGLSWLVVWILPAFNIIPALPDYLQFWALMLLTGFIYLPVTFLTRPENMDHLVRYYVMSRPLGFWGPVRREAEKRGLLEQVTRIE